In one window of Microtus pennsylvanicus isolate mMicPen1 chromosome 2, mMicPen1.hap1, whole genome shotgun sequence DNA:
- the LOC142844924 gene encoding olfactory receptor 4F21-like, with product MEGKNQSVVSEFVFLGLTNSWDIQLFLFVFSSMLYVASMTGNSFIMFSVASDPHLHSPMYFLLANLSFIDLGVSSVISPKMIYDLLRKHKVISFRGCITQIFFIHFIGGVEMVLLIAMAFDRYVAICKPLHYLTIMSSKMCVLLSVASWVVGLMHSLIQLAFVVNLPFCGPNVLDSFYCDFPGFIKLACVDTHKLKLLVFVNSGFISVGSFFILIISYIVIIFTVHKHSSSGSSKALSTLSAHVTVVVLAFGPVLFIYTWSSSFTHLDKFLSIFDAVVTPFLNPVIYTFRNQEIKMAMMRVFKQIMVYRQIIKHLHTDHS from the coding sequence atggaaggaaagaatcagtctGTGGTATCAGAGTTTGTGTTCCTCGGACTCACCAACTCTTGGGACATCCAATTATTCCTTTTTGTGTTCTCCTCCATGCTTTATGTAGCAAGCATGACAGGAAACTCTTTCATCATGTTCTCTGTGGCTTCTGATCCTCACTTACACTCTCCCATGTACTTTCTGTTGGCTAACCTCTCCTTCATTGACTTGGGTGTTTCCTCTGTTATTTCCCCCAAGATGATTTATGATTTGTTGAGAAAGCATAAAGTCATCAGTTTTAGAGGATGCATCACTCAGATATTCTTCATTCACTTCATTGGTGGTGTGGAGATGGTTTTACTcatagccatggcttttgacagatatgtggccatatgtAAGCCTCTCCATTATCTGACCATTATGAGTTCAAAGATGTGCGTCTTGTTATCAGTGGCCTCCTGGGTGGTTGGCCTTATGCATTCTCTTATTCaattggcttttgtagtaaacttACCATTCTGTGGACCAAATGTTTTGGACAGCTTCTACTGTGACTTTCCTGGGTTCATCAAACTTGCCTGTGTAGATACACACAAACTGAAATTACTGGTCTTTGTCAACAGTGGATTCATATCTGTGGGCTCCTTCTTCATACTGATCATTTCCTATATTGTCATTATATTTACTGTTCACAAACATTCTTCAAGTGGCTCCTCCAAGGCTTTGTCTACACTTTCAGCTCATGTGACTGTGGTGGTCTTAGCTTTTGGTCCTGTGTTGTTCATCTACACATGGTCTTCTTCTTTCACACACTTGGATAAGTTTCTGTCCATATTTGATGCAGTTGTCACTCCCTTTCTGAACCCTGTGATCTATACGTTCAggaatcaagaaataaaaatggcaatgatGAGAGTATTTAAACAGATAATGGTTTATAGACAAATAATTAAACACTTGCACACTGATCATTCTTAA